A genomic window from Ischnura elegans chromosome 10, ioIscEleg1.1, whole genome shotgun sequence includes:
- the LOC124166536 gene encoding serine/threonine-protein kinase pim-3-like yields MMLARSVPNVILGFGGEFNQEKERFAMTQHRETFERAYRVGNVLGKGGYGIVYAGIRRRDGLSVAIKQVSKSKVTHWSIVGNQRVPMEICMLRKVAHIPGVIKLLDFYERQNSFIIVMERPEPVKDLFDFITEKGTLKEGVARDFFKQIVNTVMLCHDAGVIHRDIKDENILVDLKTSSLKVIDFGCATFLRNELYTDFDGTRVYAPPEWIRHSRYCGRSATVWSLGVLLYNMVCGDVPFEQDDEIVQAELVFPNRLTPECRDLIRKCLSVRPGDRPSLEAILAHSWITFPLADEDLDLPSKASLPAMPAPLPDSPAASPTHSSASSESSASSYA; encoded by the exons ATGATGTTAGCCAGGAGTGTGCCTAACGTTATCCTTGGATTTGGTGGAGAGTTCAATCAGGAGAAAGAGCGATTTG CTATGACCCAGCATCGCGAGACTTTCGAGCGCGCGTACCGAGTTGGCAATGTGCTCGGTAAAGGCGGCTATGGGATTGTGTACGCTGGTATCCGCCGGAGGGATGGCCTTTCg GTCGCAATCAAGCAGGTCAGCAAGAGCAAGGTGACACACTGGTCCATT GTCGGAAATCAGCGTGTGCCCATGGAGATCTGCATGCTGCGTAAAGTGGCCCACATTCCGGGAGTCAtcaagcttttagatttctaCGAGCGTCAGAACTCCTTCATTATCGTCATGGAACGCCCGGAACCTGTCAAGGATCTCTTTGATTTCATCACGGAGAAAGGGACTTTGAAAGAGGGCGTGGCACGTGATTTCTTCAAGCAAATCGTCAACACTGTCATGTTGTGTCACGACGCTGGAGTCATCCACAGGGATATCAAG GACGAGAACATTTTGGTGGATTTAAAGACCAGTTCCTTGAAGGTGATCGATTTTGGATGTGCCACATTCCTGAGGAATGAGCTGTACACCGATTTTGATG GTACGCGTGTTTATGCTCCCCCCGAGTGGATCCGCCACAGTAGATACTGCGGCAGAAGTGCGACTGTTTGGTCGCTGGGAGTCCTCCTGTACAACATGGTGTGCGGAGACGTGCCCTTTGAGCAAGATGACGAGATAGTCCAAGCTGAGCTTGTCTTCCCAAACAGGTTAACGCCAG AGTGCCGCGACCTCATCAGGAAGTGCCTGTCGGTGCGGCCTGGGGACCGGCCCTCTCTCGAGGCCATCCTCGCCCACTCGTGGATCACCTTCCCGCTGGCCGACGAGGACCTCGACCTGCCGTCCAAGGCCTCTTTGCCCGCCATGCCAGCGCCCTTGCCCGACTCCCCCGCAGCCTCCCCCACGCACTCGTCGGCCTCCTCCGAGTCTTCGGCCTCATCTTACGCGTGA